One Canis lupus familiaris isolate Mischka breed German Shepherd chromosome 20, alternate assembly UU_Cfam_GSD_1.0, whole genome shotgun sequence genomic region harbors:
- the NANOS3 gene encoding nanos homolog 3, translated as MGTFDLWTDYLGLARLVGALRGEEESKTRLDPQPQPAPGPGGQRPSPESSPAPERLCSFCKHNGESRAIYQSHVLKDEAGRVLCPILRDYVCPQCGATRERAHTRRFCPLTGQGYTSVYSYTTRNSAGKRVSRPDKARMQDSGHRRGGAGAGTGAAGPAAAAGGAAACAGSKGAGKSSGPSPSSFCPSTSA; from the exons ATGGGAACCTTCGACCTGTGGACAGATTACCTGGGTTTGGCACGCCTGGTGGGGGCACTGCGTGGGGAAGAGGAGTCCAAAACCAGGCTGGACCCCCAGCCACAGCCAGCTCCAGGACCAGGGGGTCAGAGGCCCAGCCCGGAATCTTCACCAGCTCCTGAACGCCTGTGCTCTTTCTGCAAACACAACGGCGAGTCTCGGGCCATCTACCAGTCCCACGTGCTCAAGGATGAGGCGGGCCGGGTGCTGTGTCCCATCCTTCGTGACTACGTGTGCCCCCAGTGCGGTGCCACGCGCGAGCGTGCCCACACTCGCCGTTTCTGCCCACTCACTGGCCAGGGCTACACCTCTGTCTACAGCTACACCACCCGCAACTCCGCTGGCAAGAGGGTGTCCCGGCCTGACAAGGCAAGGATGCAGGACTCAGGGCATCGCcgtggaggagcaggagcaggaacagGAGCAGcgggaccagcagcagcagcaggaggagcagcagcctgCGCAG GTTCCAAAGGTGCTGGGAAGTCTTCTGGACCTTCAccctcttccttctgtccttccacTTCGGCCTAA